A genomic window from Algoriphagus sp. Y33 includes:
- a CDS encoding acyl carrier protein, with protein MKNYTDLRKIFKVFHQYGIDLTGKRKYASFESDLRMDKVFVSGLIFELEYELRKEIADDKVEGIQAPAQIIELLMS; from the coding sequence ATGAAAAACTATACCGACCTCCGGAAAATATTCAAGGTCTTCCATCAATATGGAATAGATCTGACAGGAAAAAGAAAATACGCTTCTTTCGAAAGCGATTTACGTATGGACAAGGTCTTTGTGTCAGGCTTGATTTTTGAGCTGGAGTATGAACTAAGAAAAGAGATAGCTGATGACAAAGTTGAAGGTATACAGGCACCCGCCCAGATTATTGAATTGTTGATGAGTTAA
- a CDS encoding DUF6266 family protein — protein sequence MARITNSILAGLSGNVGDLIFYKVGGVTYARRKPGKQSKSTKARTSERKRNSQSVSTQTQKFLKNITHILRFGYQNHENGASRPYHAAVSYTMKNSFKFVGTSASKVLDISLVKVSRGSLLGPQDPKVERVPEGIKFTWTDNSWQAAAKPTDNVFVFLLSAEENGTGSEWEFLGNTRNKESHTIQPYGKASKWHAWIAFSQENAWTKKRDLSDSVYLGIV from the coding sequence ATGTGGGAGATCTGATTTTTTACAAAGTGGGCGGAGTAACGTATGCCCGCAGAAAGCCCGGCAAACAAAGTAAAAGTACCAAAGCAAGAACTTCTGAAAGAAAGCGCAACTCCCAATCGGTGAGCACCCAGACGCAAAAATTCCTGAAGAACATCACGCATATCTTACGCTTTGGCTATCAGAATCATGAAAATGGGGCAAGCAGACCTTACCATGCGGCGGTATCTTATACAATGAAAAACTCCTTCAAATTTGTAGGAACCTCAGCATCAAAAGTACTGGATATCAGTTTGGTGAAAGTGAGTAGAGGAAGTCTGCTGGGCCCTCAAGATCCTAAAGTAGAGCGGGTTCCTGAAGGGATAAAGTTCACTTGGACAGACAATTCCTGGCAGGCAGCGGCCAAGCCCACAGACAATGTATTTGTTTTCCTACTTTCCGCTGAAGAAAATGGCACTGGTTCGGAATGGGAGTTTCTAGGAAATACCCGAAATAAGGAAAGTCATACCATCCAACCTTATGGTAAAGCCTCAAAATGGCATGCCTGGATTGCCTTCAGCCAAGAAAATGCCTGGACGAAAAAAAGGGACTTGTCAGATTCTGTGTATCTGGGGATTGTGTAG